In the Solanum pennellii chromosome 5, SPENNV200 genome, one interval contains:
- the LOC107018766 gene encoding uncharacterized protein LOC107018766 isoform X1, with protein sequence MEKHLKAVKFVYAFVLADSFPPIPILKDDLKQTIQISDSNCYADLCSVKEKVFNHFCHHDYFPLDRSFFVMLDLIFWAQNESIEQSVASIRAVIKCIMDHDLQSQYPPAQLEEYIESLTRQKTDVTTSIISEARKPQQTQLKHMESTNPSVSAATKALSYTSSTGKASTCMLGHSDAMASILVSMGGKNLQCFLNNHWKEQGLLRTAISRALKMSPDSGMLVLEALEGFYPPEPPSEEILLDLSIIRKSCILLLEQLMILSPKLKPEAILEARKLAFDWKAKMKAETEPSGNLGFSAASGCLQLGNRMIMHIRFVMYSVLQENAPRLRDLLIPLKLNLFIVYQILQSLSWMHCRNVVLPTWRSINMTH encoded by the exons ATGGAAAAACATCTTAAAGCTGTTAAATTTGTTTATGCTTTTGTGCTTGCGGATAGTTTCCCGCCAATACCGATTCTGAAAGACGATTTGAAACAAACTATTCAGATTTCTGACAGCAACTGTTATGCAGATCTGTGCTCAGTCAAAGAAAAGGTCTTTAACCACTTCTGTCACCATGATTATTTCCCATTAGATAGATCTTTCTTTGTAATGCTTGATCTTATCTTTTGGGCACAGAATGAATCCATTGAACAGAGTGTAGCTTCTATTAGAGCTGTTATCAAATGCATTATGGATCACGACCTTCAATCTCAATATCCACCCGCACAGCTTGAAGAGTATATAGAATCTCTCACAAGGCAGAAGACAGATGTAACCACATCTATCATTTCTGAGGCTCGGAAACCACAGCAGACTcagctgaagcatatggaatcAACTAATCCATCTGTTTCTGCTGCTACCAAGGCCCTCAGTTATACCTCATCCACTGGAAAGGCCTCTACTTGCATGTTAGGTCATTCCGATGCTATGGCTTCTATCCTTGTGAGCATGGGCGGAAAGAACTTGCAGTGTTTTCTAAACAATCATTGGAAAGAGCAGGGTTTGTTGCGCACTGCAATCTCTAGAGCTCTCAAAATGTCACCTGACTCGGGGATGCTTGTGTTGGAAGCACTTGAAGGATTTTATCCTCCAGAACCTCCTAGTGAAGAAATTCTATTGGATCTTAGCATTATCAGGAAAAGTTGCATCCTTCTACTGGAACAATTAATGATACTCTCACCAAAACTTAAACCAGAAGCCATATTGGAAGCTCGCAAGCTTGCATTTGACTGGAAAGCAAAGATGAAAGCTGAAACAGAACCATCTGGCAATCTTGGGTTTTCTGCTGCTAGTGGGTGCCTACAGCTTGGCAACAGGATGATAATGCATATCAGATTTGTCATGTACTCAGTGTTGCAG GAGAACGCCCCCAGATTGAGAGATCTATTGATCCCCCTAAAACTGAACCTCTTCATCGTGTATCAGATCCTGCAAAGCTTGTCTTGGATGCATTGCAGAAATGTCGTTCTGCCAACTTGGAGAAGTATAAATATGACCCATTAG
- the LOC107018766 gene encoding FRIGIDA-like protein 1 isoform X2, with protein MEKHLKAVKFVYAFVLADSFPPIPILKDDLKQTIQISDSNCYADLCSVKEKNESIEQSVASIRAVIKCIMDHDLQSQYPPAQLEEYIESLTRQKTDVTTSIISEARKPQQTQLKHMESTNPSVSAATKALSYTSSTGKASTCMLGHSDAMASILVSMGGKNLQCFLNNHWKEQGLLRTAISRALKMSPDSGMLVLEALEGFYPPEPPSEEILLDLSIIRKSCILLLEQLMILSPKLKPEAILEARKLAFDWKAKMKAETEPSGNLGFSAASGCLQLGNRMIMHIRFVMYSVLQENAPRLRDLLIPLKLNLFIVYQILQSLSWMHCRNVVLPTWRSINMTH; from the exons ATGGAAAAACATCTTAAAGCTGTTAAATTTGTTTATGCTTTTGTGCTTGCGGATAGTTTCCCGCCAATACCGATTCTGAAAGACGATTTGAAACAAACTATTCAGATTTCTGACAGCAACTGTTATGCAGATCTGTGCTCAGTCAAAGAAAAG AATGAATCCATTGAACAGAGTGTAGCTTCTATTAGAGCTGTTATCAAATGCATTATGGATCACGACCTTCAATCTCAATATCCACCCGCACAGCTTGAAGAGTATATAGAATCTCTCACAAGGCAGAAGACAGATGTAACCACATCTATCATTTCTGAGGCTCGGAAACCACAGCAGACTcagctgaagcatatggaatcAACTAATCCATCTGTTTCTGCTGCTACCAAGGCCCTCAGTTATACCTCATCCACTGGAAAGGCCTCTACTTGCATGTTAGGTCATTCCGATGCTATGGCTTCTATCCTTGTGAGCATGGGCGGAAAGAACTTGCAGTGTTTTCTAAACAATCATTGGAAAGAGCAGGGTTTGTTGCGCACTGCAATCTCTAGAGCTCTCAAAATGTCACCTGACTCGGGGATGCTTGTGTTGGAAGCACTTGAAGGATTTTATCCTCCAGAACCTCCTAGTGAAGAAATTCTATTGGATCTTAGCATTATCAGGAAAAGTTGCATCCTTCTACTGGAACAATTAATGATACTCTCACCAAAACTTAAACCAGAAGCCATATTGGAAGCTCGCAAGCTTGCATTTGACTGGAAAGCAAAGATGAAAGCTGAAACAGAACCATCTGGCAATCTTGGGTTTTCTGCTGCTAGTGGGTGCCTACAGCTTGGCAACAGGATGATAATGCATATCAGATTTGTCATGTACTCAGTGTTGCAG GAGAACGCCCCCAGATTGAGAGATCTATTGATCCCCCTAAAACTGAACCTCTTCATCGTGTATCAGATCCTGCAAAGCTTGTCTTGGATGCATTGCAGAAATGTCGTTCTGCCAACTTGGAGAAGTATAAATATGACCCATTAG
- the LOC107019440 gene encoding FRIGIDA-like protein 3 encodes MEEFCAIQDRKIRDLERNWKDFILAKEEFVVTVKLNEKKLNEQEKMWERREIEFEHKQLENKLELQELSSNLLKEGLQLRERNRQLSEELDSMKKKLDLVNGELEQEKEKNQTEQGLFKKRMKDISLNETQVEVMEDRFKFQVLEETKNQLKTIGNAPEKTEAIDNVEVDRFYTTSTDSADIKLVLTMTGKALQIFLNEHEKKPDSMSDDVFRSLHSSPNPAMLVLDAMEGFYPPHLTMMKGDTEFEGTVVRKTCILLLEQLIRFSPKIQPTVRKRAMELARNMVKGSGLVLNQMDIDDQLDFVLAISCT; translated from the exons ATGGAAGAATTTTGTGCAATTCAAGACAGAAAAATCAGGGATTTGGAACGCAACTGGAAAGACTTCATTTTGGCCAAAGAGGAGTTTGTTGTAACTGTGAAATTGAACGAGAAGAAGCTGAACGAGCAAGAGAAGATGTGGGAACGTCGCGAAATAGAATTTGAGCATAAGCAGCTGGAGAATAAACTTGAACTCCAGGAGCTATCGTCTAATTTACTCAAGGAAGGACTCCAATTAAGGGAGAGAAATAGGCAACTGTCAGAAGAACTTGATTCTATGAAGAAGAAACTGGATTTGGTTAACGGTGAGcttgaacaagaaaaggaaaaaaaccaAACAGAACAAGGATTATTcaagaaaagaatgaaagatATATCACTTAATGAAACACAGGTTGAGGTAATGGAAGATCGGTTCAAATTTCAAGTGCTTGAGGAAACAAAGAATCAACTGAAAACTATTGGTAATGCCCCTGAAAAGACTGAGGCTATTGACAATGTCGAAGTGGATAGATTTTATACGACCTCTACTGATTCTGCTGATATAAAACTTGTTCTGACAATGACTGGGAAGGCTTTACAGATATTCTTAAATGAGCACGAGAAGAAGCCAGATTCAATGTCTGATGATGTTTTTAGGTCCCTTCATTCGTCTCCCAACCCTGCAATGTTGGTGCTTGATGCAATGGAAGGGTTCTATCCTCCCCACTTGACGATGATGAAGGGAGATACAGAGTTTGAGGGCACTGTTGTCAGGAAGACCTGCATTCTTCTGTTAGAGCAGTTAATTAGATTCTCACCGAAGATTCAACCTACTGTCCGTAAGAGAGCAATGGAACTAGCAA GAAATATGGTAAAAGGATCAGGTCTTGTACTTAATCAGATGGATATTGATGATCAATTAGATTTTGTCTTGGCAATCTCATGCACATAG